TTGTTGGCTGCTGTTGTTATATTATTGTCGCAACAGCTTGAAGCAGTTGCGAAATAACCAGAAAAACTTAGAACGGCTAAACTTAGCCGGACCGGGATTTATTACTCTGGTTCTAAATTTAGCAACAGCTTCTGGCCGTTTCTAATGTTTTGCAACATGATAAAAAAAGTCTAATCAACTTGTCGTTGACTTAGTCAAGAGTTCCCTGTAACATTTTCAGGCCAAATCCAGGCCAGACAAACACTACTGAGACACAGATTGAATGCCCACAAAACAATAAAGTCTTCCATTTGAACAATTTATTCAGGCCAATTACAAAAAATCAAATGGAAAGCATCCTTCCCAGCAAACTTGGTCATGTACTTGTTGCCAACATCACAAATTCTAATGGACACAGAAAGGGAACTCACCAAATGGACACAGAAAGGGAACTCACCAAATGGACACAGAAAGAAACTCATCAACTCCTTTATTTTTCATGCCAACATCATAaatcccttcttcttcttcttcttcttcttccagtgtGCTCTAGCTAGGGTTTCCAGTGTGCATTAACTGAATAATGCACACTGGGGCGCAATTCACTTGTCACCCAGCAATAATGATCATTACCTCACAAAAAAGTATATTGAAGGTTAGTATTCAACCATGTAAACATGAAAACATAAGCATAAAGAAAAGTACGTACCAGGGATTGATATTCCCCTCTGATGGCCTTAGCTGAAGTTTCAACTACATGAAGCAATCCTTGAAACAAATCTGGAAAAAAGAGAGAGTAAAAGATAGCATAAACTATGAAATATATCTTTGAGGAATAGATATGCAATCTAACAACAACGTAAATCTCAACTACATGAAGCCAATGTACCTGAAGAACGAAACATGCGTAGTACAAAACACTTGCACTGCCCTATTTTTTGCAACAGTTAAGAACAACTAATTTAGATGGGAGAAAAGAACCAAGAAATACACGGAAAACATCTAAATCATTTTAGTATCATCAGAAGTTATGCACATAACACAAGtaactagggctgaacatggtttcggttttccgctggaaccgaaccaaaccagaccaattaggaagaaaccaaaccgaaccatttactaatggattggttacagtgtagaaagtggaaaaccgatagtgatggttttggtttggtttgacctctaaaaccgaaccaaaaaccattggaaaccgattaatttttaaacttagtttctaccgtcgatttacaagtattagattctacccattgatttataGGATAAATAGAaatcctaaatctaatatttcattatgatactctccctctttctctttctccttctctcagtcgcctcccttctccacccccaactacagctgctcctactcgacttttttcttcccgttattttttttttatttttcaataactaaattaagatataatatatatcttcttttgatctctagagttagagtaagctttaactattcgtgatatctttttttttttggtttgacataattattggttaaccaaaaaatcactgggacaaaccgaaaccaactggaaccatttggaaaccgaaccaatggttaatggattggtttggtttagattattagaaaccaatagtattggtttcggttttggtttggctagaaaccgaaccaaaatcgaccatgaacaaccctacAAGTAACATATCAGTTCAAATTTACATCAAGGAAAAGTTATTCACCTCGACCAGTAATCGCTATTGCAGGAACAAGCAGTAGCCACTATCGCAACTTTCTCGACTAGCTACTCTAGCAGTGCCAAATCCTATGGCTTTCCCATGAGGATGGTGATGCATCATTGTTGCCACCTGAGCACTTTACCACTTCCCATCTTGCTCATTTGTATTTATCGGTCATAGGCTACTAAGTTGATTTGCTACACCACGAACACATCAAATACATAACTCTACTTGTCAGACTTCGATTTTAAGCTTTCAATGATGATTGGTTGCAAGAAACTTAGTGAATCAAAGAAGAGAAATGCTAATTAACAGGAGCTGACCTCGAAGTAGTAGTCCAAGCAATATATTTTCACACCATATTTCAGTTCAGACTCTactttatatatattattttgagGACCCAAGCATAAAGCTCCTTTTCCTGAGACCCAAAAACTAGCTATCTTATATAGAGTCAACCACATGGTCCGCATCAAAAGCGAAAGAAAATCTAGAGCAAAATAGAGGAGGAAAAAAACAAAAGGAAGGTTTTCATCATAGTATACTAACCATTCATTTGGACCATCATCCAGGCATAGCCTACAAAGTACAAACCTCCTATATTTCAGATATGAATCTAAAAAAGATGAAATAACGCAAGTTATTAACTAAATTTTGAATACTACCAGTTAAGAAATGATACCTTCCCATGAAAAAGTAAGAGTGAAAACATCAAAACCTTTTGGCTGAAACATTTTAAGATAACTTTTAGTCAGATAAGGGAATCTCTAGGAAGTTATTTAACAACCTTTCTAGAACCAAGATACAGGATAGTTACCTTCATCTAAACCAGAAAACCTAACCTGTCAACACAAAACATACCAAATTTCATGAGCCTTTAAACCAGAATAtcgaagaaggaaaaacaaaacaaacaaaaaaatcagtTTATGATGAGTCTTACCTCTGCTTGGTACTCGTATGTTTCAGCCGGTGGTGAATCTGTAGCATCTGATGTTGTTGCAAAAATTGAGTGAGAAAAATTGATTCTACTCATGGTCGTTACTGTATACCATTTCTTTGTTGAGTGGTTAAGATTTAGGATCAACAACAAGAGAAACAACATTCACAGCAAATCTGAACTCCATCAATTGCTGAAGTTTACATACTTCACAGAAAAAAATAGCcaaagttgaaccccaattaaaattcaaaattaaaacaaacccacATCTCAAAACCATATCCATACATATCAATACAAAGCATATCAATACAAGAGCGGAAGAGAAACAACATTCATAGCAAATCAAATCTGAACTCCATCAATTGCTGAAATTTACACACTTCACACAAAAATAGCcgaagttgaaccctaatcaaaattaaaaaataaaacaaacccaCGTCTCAAAACCATATCAATACATGGAAAATGCAAACCAATCCTCTGATTCATCAAAAAttcccaaataaataaataaatcgtgAATAAACCTAATACACATCAGATTTCACTGAATCTAACACAAATCAAGACCAAAATGATAaaaattcgagaataaataaaCAAGATATTCTTAACGAATCGCCCAAAACAATTAATTAGAAACTACAAACGATAAAGTGATTATACCAGTTGTATGTTCTTCTTAAAACCCtgtcaacaaacaaaacaaaggaTTATGTAAACCAGTAAACAAACAAGAGGAAtaagaaagaaaaacataaatatGGATTTTTTTGCAAACCCTGACTTTGAAAtcggaaaccctaaatttttactGTAGAAAATCAAGCACGAGAAAGATGGAAGAGAAAATAGTAATGGGTTTTCAAGAGAAAGATTGAAGAACAATATAAGCATCAGTGGTGGTGGGTTTTCTCGAAGGTCTAATGATGGTCGGTTTTCCCGAAGGTTTAAATAGTGGTGAGggagaagaaaaagagagagtCGAGCGATAGAGGCGAAGAGAATGTGGTCTCTCTTTTATTTCCTTTAGATATTTGAGATGAGATAATTGACCCAACCGTTCATTTTTTTCCTGATCAAATCCTAACCATAGAAGGTAGAGTTCCCATCCACTCAAACTCGTTGCACATGTGAAACTTACAAAAATTGAGGTGTTACCTTGCACACGGTTGGGAAGCACATGTGTATGGTCAGCCGTGGCGAATTGCAAAAAGGCTCAAATTTTCGCAATTGCTTGATTCCGTTACTAATTTCGCAAGAGCAGCAGCTGTTGCTATTTTATGAGCTTTTGCAAATTTAGTAGCGAATTCGCAACTGCGTAAGAGCTGTTGCAAAATTTAGTTGCTAATccggaaaaatggtgtagtgagatATCCAcattaggcattgtcatccaatacttggatccgattgtcttcaatccctttcggcactttacacgcgcaactaagtctttgaattgTAGTTCTTTGTCGTGTCTATCTCCTTCCTTCATCATCCCAATATAGAAATCCTTGTCCAAGGGTTCTGAACTACCACGCACTTTACACACAAGGGttctgaactaccacgcacatattctctttttccttgttcACAAGCCAtacctttgcctccttcttacttccaaatatctaaatgcgcatataacaaaacaaaaataataagcataaccatgtaACATACATGATTGGAAAAATAAAAGATGATTCATGACcgtaccaaatcgtttgcatagcgtAGGGAAGTATCCGACCTCAAATAATAATCGTCATTAACCGCTACAATCGCCAACGCACCATAAGAACAAGTTTTTGATTAATAATCGGAAGATAGTTTAGAGACAACACACCCGATTATAGATTAATCGGGTACCATTAGGACACAGACCGACCAATTATAGATTAATCGGCTGCCTATTACGACCATAAGCTACCGATTAACGAAATAGAAAAATGAACAATTTTCCTGTAAAGAAAACTTCAATAATCGGAGGTAAAAGTAATTCATAAACAACCGATTATTAAATATGAAGAATCACAAATATTTCATTTTTGGAGAATTTCGTATTTGGGGCGAAGTTTTACAATCGGACGTTTGTGGATGTATAAAACTTCCGATTGTGAGAAATTGAAGTTTTCAATTTGGGGTTTTTTTCCATATTCAGCAGATTATTACATCAACAGATATCCGATTtccaataatcggtagatatggtactaaattaactaccgaatatatgtcgttcatggcattcaatgcatgcagaaATCAAATTTTCACGTTCAAAAACACACACAAACGCATATAACATGGATAACTTGGGTATTAGAGTTTGATAACAACATACATGTTCGTTTGATGCATCGTTAGCTTTGATCTCGGGTGATTCTCCATATTCTTCCATGAAAGCGTCGTCGTCTAGGGTTTCATCTCCActaaagtttggatcattcaacatataccccaaatcctCATCTCTAAACAGTAGTGAAccttgaacttcaacaacttcacGTTCTTCTTCGTACCCATCCATGTTTATGGAAGTTGGAAACAATCGGAAGTTGGCGACATAtaccccttcttcttctttttttcttcttcttctctcactcAATCGAAAGATATCTCACAATGACCCAAAAACAATTTCCAAACACTAATATATAGACTCAGACTACCGATTACAGGATTACACTTCTGATTATTTGTATAATCGGGAACTTTATAAGTTGTATATACTACCGATTAtagcagatttcaaaattcacgAGCCACATGGTTATGCCTGGCTCTGTACCCTCTaaacctagatttcaaaattcattacatgaaggatttttgaaaaaactcatttttgggcaacttataatcggaagGTTATGGAACATATTAAACTTCTAATtaccgctgcatccaaaacacgaaccaagtggttgtgGCTggttgtgtacactcaaaacctatggaattttGCAAGGGTTCGATTTGGGGccccttataatcggtaggttattaAGCTGTACAAATTTCCGATTataacaggtttcaaaattcattacgtgaaggattttagaaaaaactcattttggggcaacttataatcggtaagtTTTGTAACCTATTTAGTTTCCGATTATGACTACATCCACAACTTAAGCCAAGTGGTTATGGTCGGCTATGCACCCTCAgaacctatggaatttggccaaggttgaatatggggctccttataatcggtagtcttACAAGTTgaataacctaccgattatacaagggattattagccgaagtatctacactataatcggtaggtatagtttcaattcaacctaccgattcacctctaacctaccgattatggtgtagGCTCCCGATTATATGAGAGCATATTGaccatttcgaaaaatcagagataaggggtagcttagaattacgtttgggtgatcttttttgtctttcagtgtcgcccctaattccttttgggtcgcccctaaaaatgccaggcttCAAAAGATGTCTAGTCAAAAAAANNNNNNNNNNNNNNNNNNNNNNNNNNNNNNNNNNNNNNNNNNNNNNNNNNNNNNNNNNNNNNNNNNNNNNNNNNNNNNNNNNNNNNNNNNNNNNNNNNNNNNNNNNNNNNNNNNNNNNNNaaaaaaaaagaaaaatggatcaAACCAACATCTCATACTTGTCCCATGAAATAAACTCTTACGGTCTGCTTGTTTTTTCGCTGACTCAGATTCTGGATCTGACTCATAACTCAATCCAAGTCAGCTGTCAGACCCTTTACACAGCTGACTCATGGACCACTAACTCACCATAATGACTATAATGTCCTCGAGTTTTTAAAACTGggatttcatttttcttcttccatttcacTCTGTCTGAGTTCACTTCACAGAGAAAAACGAAAACGTAAGAATTGTTTTTGAGGATGAAGAGCAAGGATGGAGAAGCCATGGATTGAAGTTAAACACTGGTATTTCCTACTATCCTTCTCTTTTTCTCATTCTCATTTTCTGtgtctagttgattttttttttcctaggGTTTTAAGAAACAATCCCTGTTACTGTTATCAATTccatattttgattttttgtgaTGGGTTTTGTTTAGATTGAAAAAAATTGTTTGCTTCTCAAAGGTTTTCGGCAATTTGGGACTCAATTGGAGTATATTTGAAGTTATGGCTTTATGGTGTTCATCATCTGTTTGTTTTATTGTTATAGTGAACATGTAGTGGACTATTAGCAATttcatctttttccttttttgttcTTGTTTTAGTATGGGTTTTGTTTAGAATGAAATAAATTTTTTGCTTCTCAAAGGATTTCGGCAATTTGGGACTCAATTGGAGTATATATGAAGTTATGGTTTTATGGTGTTCATCATCTGTTTGTTTTATTGTTATAGTGAACTTGTACTGGACTGAATGTTTATTCTTGCTGCTTCTCCATCATTTTCTTTCGTCTGGGTTTCAATCATTTTTAAACTTAGATGGAATTATTGATGAGTTTTTACAAATATGGTTTCTCTGTCTTTTTATACTCAAAACTTTTGGTTATTTTTCAGATCGAGACTCAACAACTCATTCCCCATTTCGACCCTCTCCCTGGCTCTCGAAAACTGCTACTCGACATCAATATCCTTGGCGTCTTCCTCAGGTACTAAAAAGCAAATAGGGGGCTTAGCAGTAGGAATAGATCTAGGGACAACATATTCATGTGTTGGTGTATGGAAAAATAATCGAGTTGAGATCATTGCTAATGGTCAAGGAAATAGAACTACTCCTTCTTATGTTTCTTTTAATGATACTGAGCGTATGGTTGGTGAGGCTGCTAAGGATCAAGCTGCTGTCAATCCTAGCAACACAGTCTTCGGTaatcttaattttcttttttcaatttcttctctaCGTAAAGTTTGATGTCTAAAGTTCTTTGATACATGAGCATAAAGAAGACATCTCGATATCGTATACTGAATCTGTTTCTGTAGATGCGAAACGTTTAATTGGTAGGAAGATGAGCGATGGGTTTGTTCAGAGGGATATTAAACTATGGCCCTTCAAAGTCATTGCTGGAGTGGACGAGAGGCCCATGATACAACTCAATTACAAGGGTAAGGAGATGCAGTTTTCAGCTGAAGAAATCTCATCCATGGTTCTCATTAAGATGCGAGAAATTGCCGAAGCTTATCTTGGTACTAGTGTTATGCATGCTGTTATTACAGTCCCTGCTTACTTCAGTGATTCTCAGCGTCATGCGACTAGAGATGCTGGCACCATCGCTGGCCTTAAGGTAATGCGAATTATCAGTGAACCAACAGCTGCTGCAATTGCTTACGGTCTTGATAAGAGAGCAACAACCGATGTTGGTGCTGCTGAGAATGTTCTTATCTTTGATCTTGGTGGTGGTACTTTTGATGTGTCGATACTCATCATTAAAGAGGGTAGCTTCGAAGTTAAGGCAACAGCTGGGGATACTCATCTTGGAGGAGAGGATTTCGATAATAGGATGGTAAATCATTTTGTTCAAGAGTTTAAGAGGAAGCTGAAGAAGGATATTAGTGGAAACCCAAGGGCTCTTAGGAGGTTGAGAACGCCATGTGAGAGGGCAAAGAGGGGCCTATCATCTAATTTCCATGAAACCATTGAAATTGATGCTTTGTATGATGGAGTCGATTTTTGGGAGTCCATCACTCGTGCTAAATTTGAAGATTTGAACAAGGATTTGTTTAGGAGTTGTATGGAACCTGTTGAGAAAGGTTTGGCGGATGCTAAGATGGACAAGAGCGACGTTCATGATGTTGTCCTCGTTGGTGGGTCCACTAGAATTCCTAAGGTTCAGTCTCTACTGCAGGATTTCTTTAATGGCAaggaactctgcaaaagcatcaACCCTGACGAGGCCGTGGCTTATGGTGCCGCGGTTCAAGCTGCTATTTTGAGTGGCGAAGCAAATGAGAAGGTGCTGGATTTAGTGGTGGTTGATGTAACCcctctttctcttggtgttgaggttGATGATTTTGCTATGGATATTATTATCCCAAGGAATACCCCCATTCCCACCAAGAAGGAAAAAACGTACTCTACCTTACATGACAACCAAACTAAAGTGATTACTAAGGTGTACGAGGGTGAGAGAGCTAGAACCAGCGACAATAACTTTTTGGGTCAGTTCGTGTTGAGTGGAATTCCTGCAGCACCTCGTGGTGTTTCTAGGTTCACTGAATGCTTTAATATTGATGCAGACGGTATATTGACTGTGTCGGCTGAAGAAAAGACATCAGGGAGCAAAGCTATGGTTAGAATTGAGAACAACAAAGGGAGGTTGTCGAAGACTGAGATTGAAAGGCTGGTCGGAGAGGCAGAAAAATACAAGGCAGAAGATTTAGAATACAGGATGAAGAGGGATTCAAGGAACGCCTTCTTGAATTACACATCTGACATGAAGGGCATGATAAATGATATAGGGGAGGAGCTAACATCAGACAAAAAGAAGAAGGTTGAGGATGCAATCAACAATGCCATTGAATGGCTGGATAGCAATGAACCCTGTGACATAGATGCTATCAACCAAAAGATGAAGCAGTTCGAGAACGTCTGCAGCATTATCCGACATAAGAGGCATAAGAGGTACAAGTAGGTTGGAGCTGTTGTTGAACTGGAAGTCATGGAAATTGACTAATGTGGAGTCTCTTTTATGCTGTAGGTTCGCCCCAGTTCTTTTCCTAGCAATCTCGAGGTTTTTTTGCTGTTTCCTGATCGTGTTTTATACTTGACAGACTTGGTTGCCAGTTAGGCTGTATAGTTTTTACCTTTCGTTATTAATCAAGCCCATCATCAGTGCATACAGTATGCTCATTTTATGTGcacttttgtcaattttaatgtaaAGGTTCTGTTGCAGAGTGGGTAGTCATAGGTGGACATCTCAAAGACCATGTTGACCAAGGAAATCGTACTACTCCTTATGTTGCTTTCTATTATACTGGATGTATGACGGGTAACGTGGCTAAGAATCTAGCTGCCGTAAATCTTATAATCACCGTCTTTGGTAATTTCTTTTTTCAAGTTCTTTACATAGAAAAAATTTGATGTCTTAAATTCATGATCATGGtgggttttcttttattttgcatTATGTTTCTTCTTTACTTGTTTCGGGAGGCAATATGGACTTGACATGAGTGTATATACCAATGCTAGTTCGTTTATATGCCATGAATTTATCACTGTGCTCGGCCGCAAAGAGGATTTAAACTCTGGATCTTTGAATATTTATGTATTTGTTAGATCTTTTGCCATCTCTGCAGGCAGGTGCTAATCCAAACGGTGGACCAGATGGATTGACAGCTCTGATAGTTGCAACTGAAGTGGGGGCAAAAGTCATCAAGGATGAAGCTGGTGCAGCTCCAGAGGAACGATTATGGTCTGGCATTACATTTTGTACACAGAGGTAACTTTTTTTAGTCAGAAACACTACAAAGTTAAGCGGTTAAATAAATTGATAGCTTTTAAATGGAAGGTGAAATAAGAACACACCCTCATATATGGGATACAAGTTGGATCATTTGGGAATTGTAAGGGAAATATCAACATTTTTAGTACAAATGTGCATTTGTCAAATCATTGATCTAGAATGAAATAGGATTCAAGCCtccatttctctttttttttttgtcagttAAGTTCCTTTGTATGCTTATTTTTAAAATCTACTATCAAGTTTCAGAACAGTGGATTTTCAAATCTCAATGACAGTATTTCGTAAGAAAGAGAGCTTAATCTATATTATAAGCAAGTTGAATGGACATCTCAGTTGATGTTTTGAAGGTGTTAGTGTTACATAGCAGAGGCACATGCTTCTCCCTTAGTGGAGTTATAATGGGAACCACCCATTACCACAAGTTCCACGTTACCGTTGCATATTCTCAGTTGTGGATTTTTTGGTTGATACACTATTTCTTTCAATCTGTCTTGTGTTTCGTTTCTCCCATAGATGGGTTTGTTCGTTCCAGTGATCTGCTTTTCACTATGTCTAATGCTTCTCCCATTCTCAATGAATTCTCTTTGGTCCTTGCTTACACTGCCGGCTGGTCTTTGTATATGGTGTTTCTGGTTTCTCTCTTCTGTGAGCTGTGTGAGTGGGTTCTATACATAGTGTTCTGTTATCTGCTGCATCTCAAACCATTCAACTGTTGGTGCAAACGAACTACAATCCTGGTGTATGTTGATGGAGTTTTTGTCCTtgagagttttattctcataatGTTGTTACTTGTGCAAAACTTGTATGTTTGAAGTCGAGATCCTTgggtcctcttcttcttctcttggcTCTAGGACATTTGGAAGTAGTATTGTTTGTTTTGGCTAGTAAGCTGCAAGCTAATGGGGTTGTCCAATAGCAGGTTGTAACCAGTGAGCATGGTGTTTGTTTAATAGGAGTCTTGTTTCATAAAAGTTTCTCTAAAATTGCACATTCAGTAAACAGCatttatatttttgatcaatgTCGCATATCTTCTGAGCTCTTATGGCAACTCGGCAAGAATTGCTGCTCAGGCAAAGTATTAATCTTCCGGCAAATATATTTTTCTCTTGATCATGTGATGTATACAAGTTTCGACTTTAGATTGTGGATAAATAATATTATAACCGGCGGAGACAATTGCCTACTAGATAACGTGAATGAATGGAAGCAATTACAAGAA
This genomic interval from Papaver somniferum cultivar HN1 unplaced genomic scaffold, ASM357369v1 unplaced-scaffold_107, whole genome shotgun sequence contains the following:
- the LOC113328289 gene encoding heat shock cognate 70 kDa protein-like isoform X1; translation: MVGEAAKDQAAVNPSNTVFDAKRLIGRKMSDGFVQRDIKLWPFKVIAGVDERPMIQLNYKGKEMQFSAEEISSMVLIKMREIAEAYLGTSVMHAVITVPAYFSDSQRHATRDAGTIAGLKVMRIISEPTAAAIAYGLDKRATTDVGAAENVLIFDLGGGTFDVSILIIKEGSFEVKATAGDTHLGGEDFDNRMVNHFVQEFKRKLKKDISGNPRALRRLRTPCERAKRGLSSNFHETIEIDALYDGVDFWESITRAKFEDLNKDLFRSCMEPVEKGLADAKMDKSDVHDVVLVGGSTRIPKVQSLLQDFFNGKELCKSINPDEAVAYGAAVQAAILSGEANEKVLDLVVVDVTPLSLGVEVDDFAMDIIIPRNTPIPTKKEKTYSTLHDNQTKVITKVYEGERARTSDNNFLGQFVLSGIPAAPRGVSRFTECFNIDADGILTVSAEEKTSGSKAMVRIENNKGRLSKTEIERLVGEAEKYKAEDLEYRMKRDSRNAFLNYTSDMKGMINDIGEELTSDKKKKVEDAINNAIEWLDSNEPCDIDAINQKMKQFENVCSIIRHKRHKRFAPVLFLAISRFFCCFLIVFYT
- the LOC113328289 gene encoding heat shock cognate 70 kDa protein-like isoform X2, whose protein sequence is MVGEAAKDQAAVNPSNTVFDAKRLIGRKMSDGFVQRDIKLWPFKVIAGVDERPMIQLNYKGKEMQFSAEEISSMVLIKMREIAEAYLGTSVMHAVITVPAYFSDSQRHATRDAGTIAGLKVMRIISEPTAAAIAYGLDKRATTDVGAAENVLIFDLGGGTFDVSILIIKEGSFEVKATAGDTHLGGEDFDNRMVNHFVQEFKRKLKKDISGNPRALRRLRTPCERAKRGLSSNFHETIEIDALYDGVDFWESITRAKFEDLNKDLFRSCMEPVEKGLADAKMDKSDVHDVVLVGGSTRIPKVQSLLQDFFNGKELCKSINPDEAVAYGAAVQAAILSGEANEKVLDLVVVDVTPLSLGVEVDDFAMDIIIPRNTPIPTKKEKTYSTLHDNQTKVITKVYEGERARTSDNNFLGQFVLSGIPAAPRGVSRFTECFNIDADGILTVSAEEKTSGSKAMVRIENNKGRLSKTEIERLVGEAEKYKAEDLEYRMKRDSRNAFLNYTSDMKGMINDIGEELTSDKKKKVEDAINNAIEWLDSNEPCDIDAINQKMKQFENVCSIIRHKRHKRVGSHRWTSQRPC